The following are encoded together in the Sinorhizobium terangae genome:
- a CDS encoding carbohydrate ABC transporter permease, whose translation MAGPGPGKALPVRRRRRRSQWRGLLYIAPAMALVIVFFVMPVLFTGWMSLHNWPLLGSPRWIGFNNYFRMANDARFVSALRFTTYYTVIVTIAIFAVAFPLAIFVEKHRRFVGAYRTIIFLPVVVGLASASLLWVWLANVDSGFIGPALKALGLVEKSPNLLATFDSAFFTIIVMVVWKIAGFTMIILLTGLQAIPSELTEAARIDGAGRWQRFRYLTLPLMRRTIALALIISVTGSILAFDQFYIMTSGGPQNRMISVVYYIFNQSFVSFNLGYGAALSIALLAILVVISVVQLRLLRVGEDRP comes from the coding sequence ATGGCCGGCCCTGGCCCAGGAAAAGCATTGCCCGTGCGCAGGAGACGGCGCCGCTCGCAGTGGCGCGGGCTTCTTTATATCGCCCCGGCGATGGCCCTCGTCATCGTCTTCTTCGTCATGCCGGTGCTGTTTACCGGGTGGATGAGCCTGCACAACTGGCCGCTGCTCGGTTCGCCGCGCTGGATCGGCTTCAACAACTATTTCCGCATGGCGAACGACGCGCGCTTCGTCTCGGCGCTGCGCTTCACCACCTACTACACCGTGATCGTGACGATCGCGATCTTCGCCGTCGCCTTCCCGCTGGCGATCTTCGTCGAGAAACACCGTCGCTTCGTCGGCGCCTACCGCACCATCATCTTCCTGCCTGTCGTCGTCGGTCTCGCGTCGGCGTCGTTGCTCTGGGTTTGGCTCGCGAATGTCGACAGCGGCTTCATTGGTCCTGCCCTGAAGGCGCTCGGGCTCGTTGAAAAGAGTCCCAATCTGCTTGCGACTTTCGATAGCGCCTTCTTCACGATCATCGTCATGGTCGTCTGGAAGATCGCCGGCTTCACGATGATCATCCTGCTCACGGGCCTACAAGCGATTCCATCAGAACTGACCGAAGCCGCCCGCATCGACGGCGCCGGTCGGTGGCAGCGGTTCCGTTATCTCACCTTGCCATTGATGCGCCGGACGATTGCGCTGGCGCTGATCATTTCGGTGACAGGCTCGATTCTCGCCTTCGACCAGTTCTACATCATGACGAGCGGCGGGCCGCAGAACCGGATGATCTCCGTTGTCTACTACATCTTCAACCAGTCCTTCGTGTCCTTCAATCTCGGCTACGGCGCGGCTCTCTCGATCGCGCTCTTGGCTATCCTCGTGGTTATCAGCGTCGTGCAATTGCGGCTGCTTCGCGTCGGGGAGGATCGTCCTTGA
- a CDS encoding ABC transporter substrate-binding protein: MIKRLLAATSIITLCLASGASAAEKIEMWVRSGIGESFKKVVEAYNASHENQVAMTEVPFSELVQKYATAIAGGQAPDALSLDLIYTPAFAAAGQLEDLTDWAKALPYFNSLSPSHVKLGTYQDRIYGLPLSVETSIFAWNKDLYKKAGLDPEKAPTSWEEIEANAEKIRALGDDIYGFYFSGGGCGGCMIFTFTPLVWGSGADILSADGKTATLDTPEMRKAVDIYRSMVKKDLVPASSASDNGVNFLTFTNGKIGQQSIGAFAIGTLVTENPDINFGVTLIPGVNGGTSSFAGGDNFVITKGTKKIDAVKEFLEYTYSMDGQKVMAKYGSLPTRGDIADKVLEGLDPRMQVGIKAIEVAKTPYTLQFNDLINSANGPWATFTNAAIYGDDVDGAFSNAQSEMQSIIDTGQ, encoded by the coding sequence ATGATCAAGCGTCTATTGGCAGCAACGAGCATCATTACCTTGTGTCTGGCGTCCGGCGCGTCGGCCGCCGAGAAGATCGAAATGTGGGTTCGTTCCGGCATCGGCGAATCCTTCAAGAAGGTCGTCGAGGCCTACAATGCCAGCCACGAGAACCAGGTCGCCATGACGGAGGTGCCGTTCTCCGAACTGGTGCAGAAATATGCGACCGCGATCGCGGGCGGGCAGGCCCCCGACGCGCTTTCGCTCGACCTCATCTACACTCCGGCCTTTGCCGCCGCCGGCCAGCTCGAGGACCTGACCGATTGGGCGAAGGCCCTGCCCTACTTCAATTCGCTCTCACCGTCGCACGTCAAGCTCGGTACCTACCAGGACCGCATCTACGGCCTGCCGCTTTCGGTCGAGACTTCGATCTTTGCCTGGAACAAGGACCTTTACAAGAAGGCCGGCCTCGACCCGGAAAAGGCGCCGACCAGTTGGGAGGAGATCGAAGCCAATGCCGAAAAGATCCGCGCGCTCGGTGACGATATCTATGGCTTCTACTTCTCCGGCGGCGGCTGCGGCGGCTGCATGATCTTCACCTTCACCCCGCTCGTCTGGGGTTCGGGTGCCGACATTCTCTCCGCCGACGGCAAGACGGCGACGCTCGATACCCCGGAAATGCGTAAAGCCGTCGATATCTATCGCTCTATGGTCAAGAAGGACCTGGTGCCGGCGAGTTCGGCCAGCGACAACGGCGTAAACTTTCTGACTTTCACGAACGGCAAGATCGGCCAGCAAAGCATCGGTGCCTTTGCCATCGGCACGCTGGTGACCGAAAACCCCGACATCAACTTCGGCGTGACGCTGATCCCCGGCGTCAACGGCGGAACCTCGTCCTTTGCCGGCGGCGATAACTTCGTCATCACCAAGGGCACGAAGAAGATCGACGCGGTGAAGGAATTCCTCGAATACACCTATTCGATGGACGGCCAGAAGGTGATGGCGAAATACGGCAGCCTGCCGACCCGCGGCGATATCGCCGACAAGGTGCTTGAGGGTCTCGATCCGCGCATGCAGGTGGGCATCAAGGCGATCGAAGTCGCCAAGACACCCTACACGCTGCAATTCAACGATCTGATCAACAGCGCCAACGGCCCTTGGGCGACGTTCACCAATGCGGCAATCTATGGCGACGATGTCGACGGGGCATTCTCGAACGCCCAGTCGGAAATGCAGTCGATCATCGATACTGGCCAGTGA